The genomic interval TTTGATTAAATTCATTTATATTAGCTTCATTTTTGTAGAATGGTGCTATACCGAATGTTAAGTTTCTACATAACTCTAATGCTCTGCTGGAAAATATAAATGACTCATTTACAATTTTATCACTCATCATTTATCCTTTAATCTAACGATTGTTTTCTATACTTTCTAATAAAACTGGTTTCCCTATGTGATGAAAAACTAATGTTAACTCTTCTTTCATCGCATTTTCTCCCTAGAATATAATCTCAATTATACATCATAGCACTTTCTAGTTCCAAGTTTAAAGCACAAAATGTATAATTATCGCACTTAATTTTATAATTTATAAGGTTTTTTCAATGATTTAGCTTCTATAATTGCTTTGAATAGGTACTAATTAAGAAAGAACTGCTATCTATCAATTTTAAGTAGAAATCTCACATTAACCATATGTCAAACTAGCGGTTAAGCCATTTCAAATATCCGAAAAACTCTCTTAAATCAAATTAAAAAGATAAATCTCAACTATTTTATTCCGCAAAAAACTTCGCTATGGCGTTCTCCTCAATCTTATAATGTCTTTTTATATCTCTTTTGTAAGATATATAATTATATGTTTTGAGTTTATCCATAGCTTTTGTTATGGATAGGTGATGTTTATCTAATTCTAACCCAATCTCATATGCTGTTAATGTTTGATTATTATAATTATATAATAGCCTCAATATGTCAATATATAAATCTGGTAAGCTGGTTTCTTTCCATGAATGTAATTTATCTTTAAATTTTTCTTCAAATTTATTTACCTTAACTATTGATCCAACACTTCCACATTCTAAACACTTTCCAAATTTCACACTCATTTTATATTCATTATCATCAACATATTTATAACCACACGTAGAACATATAGGTACTTCAATTTCACTTAAAACACTTGGAATAAAATTCGTAAAATTAAACTCGTCTTGGCGCCAATAGTCATAAGTCCTTCTAAACTCTGGACGACCATAATCAATATTGTTTTCCAAACATAATCCATAATTTAATCCAAAATAAGATACCTTTCTACCAGGCTCTCTACTACTACCCTCATTAAATTTACTGACAATAAAATATAATTCTAATGTTTGAAGAATATTCTCTATGTCTTTTTCGATAAAGAAATGTGAAGTTGGGAACCAATATAGTGTAGATTTTTTATATTTTTCAATAGTCTCTGTAAAAATTTGTTTGCAATCCCTTTTCCCATAAATATCAATAATTTCTCTTTTTATTTTTTTAGCCTTGTCAATCAATTCGTCAGTTAAGTTTTTTTGCGCAATTTGATCTAAGATGTCCTTATCATCATAAAATGATTGTTTAAATCTAGCGTCATTATAAAAATCTGTCAATATATTTTCCGTATAATATTTTTTTGCTGCATTATTAATATTACTAATTGTTATAGCTTTACCTTGGTTTATTGAACTTAAATAACAGTATGTCAGTATATAGCCTAAACTTCTTGGAATTCCCACTGAAGCATAAAAAAGAGTTTTTATGTATGTATCTAATGTCTCTTTTTCTAGATCAAAAATATTCATTATATTTATTTGCCCTTCGGTGAATATTTCTAATCTTTTTTCAATTGTTCTTGAAATATATTGCTTTGCTGATTCTTCAACCTGTCCATAATTCTGAGCTGCCTGCTCAAAAACATCGTAAAAATCCAAAGAATGCATAATAATTTTTGACGAATCAATATTACCAAGATATATTCTATGTGGATATGCTGCTAGCTTAATTGTAAAAATCTCATTATATGAAGCCACAATTGGAGAAATTAGTGAATCAACTATCATTTTTTGATTATCATAGCTTAATTCACTAAAATCATCCAGAAATAAATAAACCTTATTAATTTTATGCTTACTTAATATTAATTTAATTTTTTTAAGGATATTGTTAATTGAAAAAACTCTTATTTCATTTAATTCATTTGTAGTAGTTGTTTGCAATTTATTAAGGTTATTAATTTTAAATGAAGCTTTAGGATTCCATTCTTCTAAAGAAGCTCCTATTTCAAGACTTTCTTCTGTTCCATAACTAGTACTGATTTGAAGGCTTTTTTGGAAGTCCACATCAATATATTCACCATTTTTAATATCTTGAAAAAGTACATCAAGCTCATCATCTTTAAAAAATTTACATATATTTTCTTCCATAGAAAAAAGTACTTCTGAAAAAAAATTATAATATGTTTTATATCTAGTCAAATCATTACTATTGTCTGCATTTGCTGTTTTAATTTCTTCATAGCACGATTGTAAATTTATATATATTGAAATCTTACCTTTTTTTCCTCTTATAACATTTTCAGCCTGCAAAAAAATAGTTGACTTGCCGGTGCCTTTTCGTCCTTTTAATAAAATATGATTATCATCTAATACTTGTCTAAGTATATAATTATGATCATATAAATCAACGTATAGCTGCGGAATTAAATCATTGTTCTGATCATCTCTTATATCTGGTCTTCCGCTCTTTATCAATGACTTAAAAGCCTTTTCTATTTTTTCACTTAATGCCAATAGCGACAAAGTATCTGCCATAATGACTTTCCCCTTACTTTTTATTTGAACTCTACATAAATAGCTTCATTTTTTCGATTATAAAAAGATTGATATGTGACATATTGTAACTTCTAATTTCTTTTGAATGCCGTCCCATTATTCATCATCGTGAGAATCTAAAATCTCTAATACTTTTTCAGCTATAGCTTCTCCTAAGATTGGCGGAACTGCATTGCCAACCTGCTGATATTGAGAATCCTTCGTTCCTTTAAAAACAAATTTATCCGGAAAAGTCTGCAGTCTTGCAGCTTCACGAATACTCAATGCTCTGCTATGCTTGGGGTGTATCCACATGGATTTTCTAACATTAACCACAGTACCACAAGGCTTATCGTACTCCAATTTCAAATAAATCGTGTTTTGCGTCCGCTCTCCATTAGTGTAAGTATTTTTTAATTCCTTAGGAAGGTCATGGAAATTTTCGCCTTCTGCCAACTTTTTAAATCTTTTTTTTGCTGTCTCCCGAGTATCCGTGTTAACATGATTATACAACAAACCAGAGTTCCGTAGCCTATACCCTAAACTATCTGCAGGCAAATCCATTTTTTGAATATGTATTGGTGCTACATTAACATCAACTGATGGAATTTCCTCTAAAATATCTTCAATAGCATCCTTCACCGTTCTGAACTCATCCTCTTTGAAGATTCCTTTTGGCATATCTAATCTAGATGCAAGGCCTGATTCGCAGCCAATAATTACATAGCGCATTCTCTTTTGCGGAACACCAAATTCAGCTGCATTTAAAGTATCCGAAGTTATACTGTAATTATAAGGTTCAGATCCCAAAATTCCTTTTATATAATCAAGTACAGCATAAGAACGCACATTTGCTACAAATCCGTGGGATTTATCATAAGAATCTATAATAATTTTTCTGCTTATCAACTCCTGCCACTTGCTTATCATTCTTTGGACAATAATAGAAGGCTTTAGAACTAATCTTAGCGCATCAACAGAAATCGATTCCATACCGTTAAGTACATTTTCAAAGAAAATCGCACAATTATAGTCAAACTGTAAAATTTGATTGCTCGGTTTACCATTTCTCGTTATTTGATTGCATTCAAATAGTAATTTTTTCTTATGCTTTTTAATACGCTCCACCAATTTATTATGCTGCGTATTTTTCTCTTCTTCCTTATCTGTTTTCTGAGCGGCAACTTTATAAATGCTGTTAAACAGCAAATATTTTTTTGTACTCCACTGAAACTGTGTTTTAAACTGATCATTTTTAATGATTGCGCCTAATTCTTGATTGTCCTTGGCATTTTTTAAAATCTCAAGCGTTATGTCTGCTGGAAGAAGTTCAATTTTATCTGGCATCATATCAATTTCTTTGCATTCCAGTGTCTCGTCTCCTTCTTCTAAATAAAAGCGATGTACGCTGGATTTCAGCATACTAACATTTTCCATAACAAATACTTGCGGTTTTAATTCAGTTATTACTCTTACAAATTCCTTTACCAATCGATTGTTCATACTAACAGCTGTGTTTTTTTGTCTATTAGCATTGGAAAAGCCTTGGCAAGGCGGTCCACCTATAACAACATCAATATCTCCGAATTCTGCTATGGAAGATGCTTTAACCTCGGCCACATCACTAAACATTCTTACATCTTCATGATTTAATTTATAAGTAGCCTGAGCGTTGATATTGTTTTCAGCAGCTACTACAATTTTAAATTTTTTGGTCTGAGCAAAGCCATAACTTAAACCACCGGCCCCAGCAAATAGGTCTACTACTTTGTACATTTTTTGTTTCTCCTTAGTCAACATTAGGAATTATAATTTCTCCTTT from Massilibacillus massiliensis carries:
- a CDS encoding DNA cytosine methyltransferase, with product MYKVVDLFAGAGGLSYGFAQTKKFKIVVAAENNINAQATYKLNHEDVRMFSDVAEVKASSIAEFGDIDVVIGGPPCQGFSNANRQKNTAVSMNNRLVKEFVRVITELKPQVFVMENVSMLKSSVHRFYLEEGDETLECKEIDMMPDKIELLPADITLEILKNAKDNQELGAIIKNDQFKTQFQWSTKKYLLFNSIYKVAAQKTDKEEEKNTQHNKLVERIKKHKKKLLFECNQITRNGKPSNQILQFDYNCAIFFENVLNGMESISVDALRLVLKPSIIVQRMISKWQELISRKIIIDSYDKSHGFVANVRSYAVLDYIKGILGSEPYNYSITSDTLNAAEFGVPQKRMRYVIIGCESGLASRLDMPKGIFKEDEFRTVKDAIEDILEEIPSVDVNVAPIHIQKMDLPADSLGYRLRNSGLLYNHVNTDTRETAKKRFKKLAEGENFHDLPKELKNTYTNGERTQNTIYLKLEYDKPCGTVVNVRKSMWIHPKHSRALSIREAARLQTFPDKFVFKGTKDSQYQQVGNAVPPILGEAIAEKVLEILDSHDDE